One segment of Ignavibacteria bacterium DNA contains the following:
- the dcuC gene encoding C4-dicarboxylate transporter DcuC, with protein MNSPLIAAILITTAALLLIRRGVDVRFVLIVAGLIMATIIGTPWVIWDTFQKVLGRGDIIGPICTAMGYAFVLKATGCDRDMVRLLVQPLRKVRWLLVPGGVAIGFVTNMAITSQTASAAAVGPILIPLMIASGYAPLAAAGTLLLGCSVGGNLFNPGEPDIVAIRSSVNVDIGDIVNAAFVPNMISFVVATIVLTLVIRRMKLWSMANSTQESDQTRLTRATVLRALLPPLPILILLLLQPRFGLFPSIAEMYPQGVQVSAVMLLCSGLVMLVTLNDPRRAIAHISRLTIEFFEGLGFAFAKVISLILAAACFLAGLEALGAIAKLTKLLTYDTTVAAILSPVITWGLAVISGSGTAPSVAFSQAVLPGVVATGAISAAILMGVAGAIGAGLGRTMSPVSAIMLFTSTLAEVEPKALVKLVTWPILASLVSTIIYGLVVS; from the coding sequence ATGAACTCGCCCCTTATCGCTGCTATCCTGATCACCACGGCTGCGCTCCTGCTTATCCGTCGTGGAGTGGATGTGCGTTTTGTGCTGATCGTAGCCGGACTCATCATGGCCACGATCATCGGCACTCCATGGGTCATCTGGGATACATTCCAAAAAGTGTTGGGAAGGGGCGATATCATCGGCCCCATCTGCACTGCGATGGGCTATGCATTTGTGCTCAAGGCTACCGGATGTGACAGAGACATGGTCCGCCTGTTAGTGCAACCACTGCGCAAGGTGCGCTGGTTGTTGGTGCCCGGCGGAGTAGCCATCGGATTTGTGACCAACATGGCCATCACGAGTCAGACCGCATCTGCTGCTGCCGTAGGACCGATCCTCATCCCCTTGATGATCGCTTCTGGATATGCACCTCTGGCTGCTGCCGGAACGTTGCTCTTGGGATGTAGCGTGGGAGGAAATCTTTTCAATCCCGGCGAGCCCGACATCGTTGCTATTCGCAGCAGTGTGAATGTCGACATCGGAGACATCGTCAACGCAGCCTTCGTTCCGAACATGATCTCCTTTGTTGTGGCCACTATCGTGCTCACACTCGTGATCCGCAGGATGAAGTTGTGGTCGATGGCAAACTCAACGCAGGAGTCCGATCAGACGCGACTCACACGAGCCACGGTTCTACGTGCATTGCTTCCGCCCCTTCCCATCCTGATACTCCTCTTGCTTCAACCACGGTTCGGACTCTTTCCGTCCATTGCTGAGATGTATCCGCAGGGCGTACAGGTATCAGCCGTGATGCTTCTGTGTTCCGGTCTCGTGATGCTTGTAACACTCAACGATCCGCGCAGAGCCATTGCCCATATCAGCAGGCTCACTATTGAGTTCTTTGAAGGACTCGGCTTTGCGTTTGCGAAAGTGATCTCCCTCATCTTGGCCGCGGCATGTTTCCTTGCCGGACTTGAGGCATTGGGTGCCATTGCGAAACTCACCAAGCTTCTTACCTATGACACAACCGTGGCCGCCATCCTGAGTCCGGTGATCACGTGGGGTCTGGCCGTCATCAGCGGGTCGGGCACGGCACCAAGCGTAGCCTTCTCCCAAGCCGTCCTCCCCGGCGTTGTAGCCACCGGTGCTATCTCCGCAGCCATCCTCATGGGCGTTGCAGGCGCCATCGGTGCCGGACTCGGACGCACGATGTCGCCCGTTTCCGCCATTATGCTCTTTACAAGCACCCTTGCAGAGGTAGAACCCAAGGCCCTTGTAAAGCTCGTTACGTGGCCCATCCTTGCCTCATTGGTGTCTACCATCATCTATGGGTTGGTAGTGTCATAG
- a CDS encoding HIT domain-containing protein: MEKNIFQRIIDREIPATIEYEDNEIIAIRDIAPSAPVHVLIIPKRAITSINATAEADVEIIGRVFLVARDLAKKFGINESGYRVTTNINSDGGQTVPHLHFHLLGGQPLGRMNSAQTSGHGTASPYRGILREAGILILCAIGLAIGFNMMNSKSLSWVKKEYEKVTASTSDLDKYLTTPTAPATQPQEAAQNTTPSSEVAETTKTDTTTTSAAKPTPASEKPTFVAEPGVVKEITYDQFSRLMASAPYYLIDARGSDKYAEGHIGNAVNFYGAEAQARIPDMLSNVPRDRVILIYCDGGECELSHHVADVLKQFGYGPIFIFTGGWAEWKTKH, encoded by the coding sequence ATGGAAAAGAACATCTTTCAACGCATCATCGATCGTGAGATCCCTGCAACCATTGAGTACGAGGACAATGAGATCATCGCGATCCGGGACATTGCTCCAAGTGCTCCTGTGCACGTGCTCATCATTCCAAAACGGGCCATCACTAGTATCAATGCTACTGCCGAAGCGGATGTTGAGATCATCGGCAGGGTCTTCCTCGTAGCCCGCGATCTCGCAAAGAAATTCGGCATCAACGAGAGTGGCTATCGAGTAACGACCAACATCAATTCTGATGGCGGACAAACGGTTCCTCATCTGCACTTTCATCTTCTTGGCGGTCAGCCTCTCGGACGCATGAACAGCGCTCAAACATCGGGTCACGGAACTGCCTCCCCATACCGTGGAATCCTGCGCGAGGCCGGCATTCTGATCCTCTGCGCTATCGGCCTTGCCATTGGGTTCAACATGATGAACTCGAAGAGCCTAAGCTGGGTCAAGAAGGAGTATGAGAAGGTAACGGCATCAACAAGCGACCTCGACAAATACCTCACAACTCCTACAGCTCCTGCAACCCAACCACAAGAAGCAGCTCAGAACACTACTCCATCGTCCGAGGTTGCCGAAACAACGAAGACAGACACTACAACAACTTCAGCAGCAAAGCCAACTCCTGCGTCCGAGAAACCGACCTTTGTTGCAGAGCCTGGGGTTGTGAAGGAGATCACCTACGATCAGTTCTCACGTTTGATGGCATCAGCCCCCTACTATCTCATCGACGCACGCGGCTCAGACAAATACGCAGAAGGTCATATCGGCAATGCAGTGAATTTCTACGGTGCAGAGGCACAAGCACGCATTCCCGACATGTTATCGAATGTGCCACGGGACCGCGTTATCCTCATCTACTGCGATGGCGGTGAGTGCGAGCTCTCCCACCACGTTGCCGATGTCCTCAAGCAATTCGGGTACGGCCCCATCTTCATTTTCACAGGGGGCTGGGCAGAATGGAAAACAAAGCACTAG
- a CDS encoding SDR family NAD(P)-dependent oxidoreductase: MKIDQSTVVVITGASSGIGAACAVQCARKGASVVLVARREDRLRDVAEQVRTAGGSPMVIVADVSREDDCYRVVDSVATAFGHIDVLINNAGRGNHASVEDTPTEQWRSMFTLNVDSVFWLTSRALPIMKRADKGHIVAISSVAGRYGHPFNAAYVAAKHAVVGFIAALRTELVGTNVHATTVCPAGVITEWADATEGGSIGALYAKAIPRSRTIARDRGLGTAPLSKMMSADDCASIILDAVERGRTDDVFTHLGTKEIAVQAVEDRCAQEDRFETLWLAMREAYDAQGSSD, from the coding sequence ATGAAGATCGACCAGTCCACCGTTGTGGTCATCACCGGCGCATCGTCCGGCATCGGCGCCGCATGTGCCGTTCAATGTGCTCGTAAAGGGGCTTCTGTTGTCCTCGTAGCGCGCCGTGAAGACCGGCTGCGCGACGTGGCGGAACAGGTGCGCACCGCGGGCGGCTCACCGATGGTGATCGTGGCCGATGTTTCGCGCGAGGACGACTGTTATCGCGTGGTCGATTCCGTTGCAACGGCATTCGGTCATATCGACGTACTCATCAACAATGCCGGACGTGGCAACCATGCAAGTGTGGAGGACACTCCAACAGAACAATGGCGGTCGATGTTCACCCTGAATGTTGACTCCGTCTTCTGGCTCACGTCACGCGCACTGCCGATAATGAAACGAGCGGACAAGGGTCATATCGTGGCTATCTCCAGCGTGGCCGGACGGTACGGTCACCCCTTCAACGCCGCCTACGTTGCCGCGAAACACGCCGTTGTTGGCTTCATCGCTGCATTGCGCACAGAACTCGTTGGCACCAACGTCCATGCAACCACGGTCTGTCCGGCAGGCGTTATCACCGAATGGGCCGATGCCACCGAAGGCGGCTCCATCGGTGCACTCTATGCTAAGGCCATTCCTCGCTCACGAACAATAGCTCGTGATAGGGGGCTTGGCACAGCGCCCCTTTCAAAGATGATGTCGGCCGATGACTGCGCATCCATCATTCTCGACGCTGTTGAACGCGGCAGAACAGATGATGTGTTCACGCATCTCGGTACAAAGGAGATCGCTGTCCAAGCCGTAGAAGATCGCTGTGCACAAGAAGATCGCTTTGAAACGTTGTGGCTCGCGATGCGCGAGGCATATGATGCGCAAGGATCGTCCGACTGA
- a CDS encoding acylphosphatase — translation MATVHYIIGGHVQRVGFRRFALHHAHRLDLHGFTTNLEDGTVECLAQGDVTALTEFETLLRQGPQHAEVTSVVCTDLSESRKYGTFRIL, via the coding sequence ATGGCCACCGTTCACTACATCATCGGAGGTCATGTGCAGAGAGTAGGCTTTCGTCGCTTTGCTCTGCACCATGCTCACAGACTCGATCTGCATGGCTTTACCACCAATCTCGAAGACGGCACAGTGGAGTGTTTGGCGCAGGGCGATGTGACTGCCTTGACCGAGTTTGAGACTCTCCTACGTCAGGGCCCACAACATGCTGAGGTCACGTCCGTGGTATGCACCGACCTCAGCGAATCCCGCAAATACGGAACGTTCCGCATCCTTTGA
- a CDS encoding J domain-containing protein: MGQIFDRIKRIAKSYGNDADHSTTWAESILSSDDDELRRIIEELSSGEPSRQTHTNHQPPPPPPTSIPDDVMRAHTTLNVPVGATPADMKMAYRTAIAQWHPDKFVNVSPEEHTRAQQRAREINAAIITLKNHYRFS; this comes from the coding sequence ATGGGTCAGATCTTCGACCGCATCAAACGCATCGCCAAGAGCTACGGCAACGATGCAGATCATTCAACTACGTGGGCCGAGAGCATACTCTCGTCTGATGACGACGAATTGCGTCGCATCATCGAGGAGCTGAGTTCCGGTGAGCCATCTCGTCAAACTCACACCAACCACCAGCCCCCTCCCCCACCTCCTACGTCTATCCCGGATGATGTAATGAGAGCGCACACCACGCTGAACGTGCCGGTCGGAGCTACACCTGCAGATATGAAGATGGCCTATCGTACGGCCATCGCTCAGTGGCATCCCGACAAGTTCGTGAATGTGTCGCCGGAGGAACATACACGGGCGCAGCAACGGGCTCGCGAGATCAACGCGGCCATCATCACGCTGAAGAATCACTATCGCTTCTCATGA
- a CDS encoding sigma-54-dependent Fis family transcriptional regulator: protein MRFGLIGESPAMVQALARLLQVAPTDLSVLITGETGTGKEVFAHAVHDLSMRKKFPFVSVNCGAIPETLLESELFGAEKGAFTGSVEQRKGFFETAHRGTIFLDEIGEMPIGTQVKLLRILESGEYSRLGSSDVLKVDIRLVAATNRDLAYEVRQGNFRQDLFFRLNSVNIHLPPLRQHPEDLPLLIEHFAHRVAEKQQLEYEGIDNRAMEILASMPWPGNVRELRNLVETMVTLEQGSRITEDIVLRYLPAPSQNELLGTPTTALIRVADVPKPTHDADIQMMYRTLLQLSADVAEVKTVLRHLLNMSVDLQPTNSVVTPSPAGVQGQPIKIDPVPEELELASLERKAIETALRRTHGNRRETAELLGISERTLYRKIEEYGLQ from the coding sequence GTGAGATTCGGCCTCATCGGCGAATCCCCGGCGATGGTCCAGGCCTTGGCCCGACTCCTCCAGGTGGCACCGACAGATCTCTCCGTGCTTATCACGGGCGAGACAGGCACTGGCAAGGAAGTGTTCGCTCATGCTGTGCACGATCTAAGCATGCGCAAGAAGTTCCCGTTTGTGAGTGTCAATTGCGGAGCAATCCCCGAGACTCTACTCGAGAGCGAGTTGTTCGGTGCAGAGAAAGGCGCTTTTACCGGTTCCGTTGAGCAGCGCAAAGGATTCTTTGAGACGGCACATCGCGGCACCATCTTCTTGGATGAGATCGGCGAGATGCCAATTGGCACACAGGTGAAACTGCTACGCATTCTTGAGAGCGGTGAATATTCACGACTTGGTTCATCGGACGTACTCAAGGTTGACATTCGGCTTGTTGCCGCAACCAACCGCGATCTCGCCTACGAAGTGCGTCAAGGCAACTTCCGTCAGGATCTCTTCTTCCGCCTCAACAGCGTGAACATCCACCTGCCGCCGCTGCGTCAGCATCCTGAAGATCTCCCTCTCCTCATTGAGCATTTCGCTCATCGAGTTGCAGAGAAGCAACAATTGGAATACGAAGGCATCGACAACAGAGCCATGGAGATCCTCGCATCGATGCCATGGCCCGGCAACGTGCGTGAACTCCGCAACCTTGTCGAAACGATGGTCACACTCGAACAAGGGTCACGCATCACCGAAGACATAGTGCTGCGGTACCTGCCTGCCCCCTCTCAGAATGAACTTCTTGGCACACCAACAACAGCACTGATCAGAGTTGCAGACGTTCCCAAGCCAACGCATGATGCGGATATTCAAATGATGTATCGCACGTTGCTACAGCTTTCCGCGGACGTTGCTGAAGTGAAGACCGTGCTCAGGCATCTCTTGAATATGTCGGTCGATCTACAGCCCACCAACAGCGTCGTTACCCCTTCCCCAGCAGGTGTACAGGGTCAACCGATCAAGATCGACCCCGTGCCCGAGGAACTTGAACTTGCCTCGCTTGAACGCAAAGCCATTGAAACAGCACTCCGCAGAACTCACGGCAACAGAAGAGAAACGGCAGAGCTTCTCGGCATCAGCGAACGAACGCTGTATCGGAAGATCGAGGAGTATGGACTTCAGTGA
- a CDS encoding insulinase family protein, with the protein MHTTPPLSTEPLRFVVPPIHHRTLRNGTPVHVITSPNEDLVTITFAMRTGSRHDGVPGETSVAAQMLNRGTERLDALAFAEEVERRGCNLRTIADSDACSVQGSGLAEWFDDLVALSAECLLTPRFDNTELDKLRQRLIADMMVDLVDVEWLAARACASRAYDGHPYARPRNGNPSTLRTLTTDILRAAHQRMLAAPRHIIVAGPIDADVAVAKLDAAFGGLPTPGQLIDTPRATMRARAGVMAIKDDAVQSAFRIALPCVSFDHPDYASLQLITSVLGGYTLARLFMKLREEKGYTYGAYAFSDVRPRGAITGIVTSVGNDFTADTMSVITDEVRRIGTELISADELENSRQQILGTFARSNETPQQTASLVWTMVQHDLPMDFFEQHIARLQKLTSEEMLQVQGRYFSTDEWVVGLSGREDVIRPVFDGLVDSVEEWSAEGYQ; encoded by the coding sequence ATGCACACCACGCCCCCACTGTCAACCGAGCCTTTGCGCTTCGTTGTACCCCCCATCCATCACAGAACACTTCGCAACGGAACGCCGGTCCATGTGATCACGTCGCCGAACGAGGATCTTGTCACGATCACCTTCGCAATGCGAACAGGATCCCGTCACGACGGAGTTCCCGGCGAGACATCGGTTGCAGCGCAGATGCTCAATCGTGGCACGGAACGTCTCGATGCCTTGGCTTTTGCCGAGGAAGTGGAACGTCGGGGATGCAACCTGCGGACCATTGCCGACAGCGATGCGTGCAGTGTTCAAGGGTCGGGCCTGGCAGAGTGGTTCGACGATCTTGTTGCACTCTCTGCAGAATGTCTGCTCACGCCACGGTTCGACAACACGGAATTGGACAAGCTCCGTCAGCGACTCATTGCCGATATGATGGTTGACCTTGTGGATGTGGAGTGGCTCGCCGCACGCGCCTGTGCTTCTCGTGCCTATGACGGACATCCATATGCACGTCCGCGCAATGGTAACCCATCCACCCTTCGCACCCTCACCACGGACATCTTGCGTGCTGCTCACCAGCGTATGCTTGCCGCACCACGTCACATCATCGTGGCAGGTCCGATCGATGCCGATGTAGCCGTTGCAAAACTCGATGCAGCATTCGGCGGACTCCCCACACCGGGTCAACTCATTGACACACCCCGAGCCACGATGCGTGCCCGCGCAGGTGTGATGGCCATCAAGGACGATGCCGTGCAATCGGCCTTCCGCATTGCACTCCCCTGCGTCTCCTTCGATCATCCGGACTATGCATCGCTACAATTGATCACATCGGTGTTAGGGGGCTATACATTGGCCCGACTCTTCATGAAACTCCGAGAGGAGAAGGGATACACCTATGGTGCCTATGCCTTCAGTGATGTCCGTCCGCGCGGAGCCATCACCGGTATTGTAACGAGTGTTGGTAATGACTTCACTGCTGATACGATGTCGGTTATCACAGATGAGGTGCGCCGGATCGGTACGGAGCTCATAAGTGCCGACGAACTCGAAAATTCTCGTCAGCAGATCCTTGGCACGTTCGCTCGAAGCAACGAAACGCCACAGCAGACCGCATCACTTGTGTGGACCATGGTTCAGCATGATCTTCCGATGGACTTCTTTGAGCAGCACATCGCGCGATTGCAGAAGCTCACATCAGAAGAGATGCTCCAGGTGCAGGGCCGATATTTCTCTACGGATGAATGGGTTGTAGGATTGAGTGGCAGGGAAGACGTTATCCGTCCGGTCTTTGATGGACTCGTTGATTCCGTTGAAGAGTGGTCAGCCGAAGGCTATCAATGA
- a CDS encoding patatin-like phospholipase family protein — protein MRALLTIVGFLLACVAHAQPTVALVLTGGGARGISQIGVLKELEKAGIVPDIIVGSSFGAIVGGLYAAGYTPTQIDSIFHTIDWDDVTSFSSDTQRESLFYSQKQENDRSLVTFRFRNLDFVPPTAIGGSARFSELLQEVLWQSPYNSVTNFDSLVCTFRAVATDLGTGQPVSLKSGNLATAMRASATFPLRYAPVRWNTDTVLVDGGLVANIPIDAAIALKPDIIILVNTTSDYATISSLTTPWAVADQALTAAMKQRDSEHVKLADFVLEPDLGSTGTFDFNDIDILIRAGEMEGARMAAQIKARLKPTSGAMEAGAAQYFIKSVVVHSTFGADTMALVKERITDMIGRDWSPQFKRYHQPRFNESLHRSGHALAFVRSMGYDGPSQTLTIDVDLGIPTLLTFDRLEELRRSDIEREVSFKNGKEVKQADLERTWQNMHASDVLQNADVMVSRNADSGVRITMRAEDRGNQTIRIGARIDNERYTQGSVDIIHENLFSTGIRVAVRGILSQRIGQISASLELPRIGGTLWTASLRGYSSFRDVWIYQDEAGRPATEPMPQRIDEYSEDRYGFRLSAGRQLERNGVLLGEFRYEQQRYRDLTADADPSFQPLATLRAVARWDDRDQTDFASRGRTIDLTAESSILSLSNSLSFTKFTAAASAVVDLGSVVLTPGASIGAADRTLPSPELFSLGGQDMFFGWREDQQRGRQIVVGNVDARIKLPLRIFFDSYVSLRYDIGAIWENPENIRIGDMNHGLGLTVGIDTPVGPARFSVGRSFFFLDDPAAIGWGPVLLYFAIGARL, from the coding sequence ATGCGTGCGCTGCTTACCATCGTTGGTTTCCTTCTGGCATGTGTTGCACATGCTCAGCCAACGGTTGCCCTTGTGCTTACCGGTGGTGGCGCGCGAGGGATCTCGCAGATCGGCGTCCTCAAGGAGTTGGAGAAGGCCGGCATCGTGCCCGACATCATTGTTGGATCGTCCTTTGGCGCGATCGTTGGCGGACTCTATGCTGCAGGCTATACGCCTACTCAGATCGATTCCATCTTTCATACGATCGATTGGGATGACGTTACCTCGTTCTCGTCCGACACCCAACGCGAATCATTGTTCTATTCGCAGAAGCAAGAGAACGACAGAAGCTTGGTGACCTTCCGTTTTCGGAATCTCGACTTCGTTCCGCCAACGGCCATCGGTGGCAGTGCCCGCTTCAGTGAATTGCTTCAAGAGGTCCTCTGGCAAAGTCCATACAACAGCGTCACGAACTTTGACAGTCTTGTATGTACGTTCAGAGCTGTAGCAACCGATCTCGGAACTGGCCAGCCCGTTTCATTGAAGAGCGGTAACCTCGCCACAGCCATGCGTGCTAGCGCCACCTTCCCCTTGCGATATGCACCGGTTCGGTGGAACACGGACACTGTACTTGTGGATGGCGGTCTTGTTGCGAACATCCCTATCGATGCTGCGATCGCACTCAAGCCCGACATCATCATCCTTGTGAATACAACTAGTGATTATGCAACCATCTCGTCGCTCACAACGCCGTGGGCAGTGGCCGATCAAGCGCTTACGGCGGCAATGAAACAGCGAGACAGCGAACACGTCAAACTTGCAGACTTTGTTCTGGAACCGGATCTGGGGTCTACCGGCACATTTGATTTCAACGACATCGACATCCTCATTCGTGCAGGTGAGATGGAAGGGGCTCGCATGGCAGCCCAGATCAAGGCACGCCTCAAACCCACGTCCGGTGCTATGGAGGCCGGCGCCGCTCAGTACTTTATCAAAAGTGTTGTTGTGCATTCAACATTTGGTGCAGACACAATGGCACTCGTGAAGGAGCGCATAACAGATATGATCGGTCGCGATTGGTCACCGCAGTTCAAGCGCTACCATCAGCCCCGCTTCAATGAATCACTACATCGTTCCGGTCACGCATTGGCATTTGTTCGTTCAATGGGTTACGACGGGCCTTCGCAGACGCTGACGATAGATGTCGATCTTGGCATACCAACACTTCTCACATTTGACAGACTCGAAGAGCTTCGCAGAAGCGACATTGAGCGCGAAGTTTCGTTCAAGAACGGCAAAGAGGTCAAGCAGGCCGATCTCGAGCGAACGTGGCAGAACATGCACGCCTCCGATGTGCTACAGAACGCCGACGTGATGGTATCGAGAAACGCTGACAGTGGCGTACGTATCACGATGCGTGCAGAGGACAGGGGCAATCAGACAATACGTATCGGTGCTCGCATCGATAATGAGCGGTATACGCAGGGCAGCGTGGACATCATTCATGAGAACCTTTTTTCAACCGGTATTCGAGTGGCGGTGCGAGGTATTCTGAGTCAGCGTATCGGACAGATATCAGCCTCTCTTGAACTGCCGAGGATCGGTGGAACACTTTGGACAGCATCGTTGCGCGGATATTCGAGTTTCCGAGATGTGTGGATCTACCAAGATGAGGCGGGGCGTCCGGCAACGGAACCCATGCCCCAGCGCATCGATGAGTACTCTGAGGACCGATATGGCTTCAGGCTCAGCGCCGGACGTCAGTTAGAACGCAACGGCGTGCTCCTTGGCGAGTTTCGCTATGAGCAGCAACGCTATCGAGACCTCACAGCCGATGCCGATCCATCCTTTCAGCCCCTTGCCACACTTCGGGCAGTAGCGAGATGGGATGACCGCGACCAAACTGATTTTGCATCAAGAGGCAGAACGATCGACCTCACCGCAGAGTCGTCCATCCTCAGTCTCTCCAACAGTCTTTCCTTTACCAAGTTCACCGCTGCTGCGAGTGCCGTAGTAGACCTAGGATCCGTTGTGCTTACTCCCGGTGCGTCCATCGGAGCAGCGGACCGGACACTTCCTTCGCCTGAATTGTTCAGTCTCGGCGGACAGGATATGTTCTTTGGATGGCGCGAAGACCAACAACGCGGACGTCAAATCGTCGTAGGAAATGTTGACGCTCGGATAAAGCTCCCCCTTCGCATCTTTTTCGACTCCTATGTCTCTCTTCGGTACGACATCGGTGCGATCTGGGAGAATCCCGAGAACATTCGCATTGGTGACATGAATCACGGGCTTGGACTAACAGTAGGGATCGATACGCCGGTTGGTCCGGCACGTTTCTCTGTTGGCCGTTCCTTCTTCTTCCTCGATGATCCGGCGGCTATCGGTTGGGGGCCAGTTCTCCTCTACTTCGCCATCGGAGCTCGGTTGTAA
- a CDS encoding SDR family NAD(P)-dependent oxidoreductase, which translates to MKQSIVVITGASSGIGRACAEVFAEAGADLVLWARRSEKLLELAAELEKTYHVSVICQTVDVQDVRAVEQAVAELPATHRAPHVLINNAGLSRGLTPLHEGVLQDWEEMIDTNVKGLLYVTRSFLPEMVRSGKGLVVNIASIAGRQAYRGGNVYSATKSAVKMLSDSLQIDLNGTGVRVCNIDPGLVETEFSEVRFRGDTDRASTVYKGYQPLTGRDIAECALFAATRPPHVSIQDILITPTAQATVSLVQKDL; encoded by the coding sequence ATGAAGCAATCCATCGTTGTTATTACTGGTGCATCGTCCGGCATTGGACGTGCATGCGCCGAGGTCTTTGCCGAGGCCGGAGCCGATCTTGTCCTCTGGGCACGACGCTCAGAGAAGCTTCTTGAACTGGCCGCAGAACTGGAAAAGACCTATCACGTGTCTGTGATCTGCCAAACAGTGGATGTCCAAGATGTGCGAGCCGTTGAGCAAGCCGTTGCCGAATTGCCCGCAACCCATCGCGCACCACACGTCCTGATCAACAACGCCGGCCTTTCACGCGGTCTTACTCCTCTGCACGAGGGCGTCCTCCAAGACTGGGAAGAAATGATCGATACCAATGTGAAGGGTCTGCTCTACGTTACCAGGTCCTTCCTGCCGGAAATGGTGCGAAGTGGTAAGGGGCTTGTGGTCAACATTGCATCTATTGCCGGACGTCAGGCCTACCGCGGCGGCAACGTCTACAGCGCCACGAAGTCCGCCGTGAAGATGCTTTCCGATTCTCTCCAGATCGATCTCAATGGTACCGGAGTACGCGTCTGCAACATCGATCCGGGACTCGTGGAGACAGAGTTCTCCGAAGTGCGTTTCCGTGGTGATACAGATCGTGCGTCTACCGTGTACAAAGGATATCAGCCCCTTACCGGACGAGATATCGCTGAATGCGCATTGTTCGCTGCTACACGTCCACCCCACGTATCCATTCAAGACATTCTCATCACCCCAACAGCACAGGCCACCGTTAGCCTTGTGCAGAAGGACCTTTAA